Part of the bacterium genome, CCGCGCTCGGCCTCGGCCACCGATTCGCCCTGCGCCTGCAGACGGGCGCCGGCCTCCTCGAAGCGGCTGCGCGCGTCGGCGATCTGCAAGGCCACCGCGCGGTCCAGTTCGCTTTGACGCAACTCGGCCTCGCGTTGATCGACCCGCAACACCTGGATGTTGCCCCGGCGACGGAATCCGTCGAACAAATTGTACGAGGCCGACAATCCCACCTGCCAGGAGCGGAAATAGTCGTCGCGCGCCGGCCAGCTGTCATCGGTCAACGCCTGATAGTCGAATGTTCCCTTCAGATGCAGCGACGGCCAGCGCTCGGCCTTGAGCACGCCCACCGCTTTGTCGATGGCTGAAATCCGGTGCATCATGGCCGCCAGGTCGGAGCGCTGGCGGCGGGCGATCGTCACCAGATCGGTGCCGTCGTACTCCCAGGACGCCGAGTCGGGCTCGGCGTCATGGATGACCATCTCCAGATCGGGCGGGAGCCCGACCAGATTGGCCAGGCGCAACAGCGCCAGACGCAAGTCGTTTTCGGCCTGGAGGACCGGTGGACGGGCGTTGGCCACACGCACCCGCGCGCTGAGGTTGTCGTACTCGGAGACCATCCCATCGGCAAACTTGCGCGCCACCACCGCGGCGTGTTCCTCGGTCAACGCCAATGTCTGGCGCGACACATCGACCAGTTGCGCCGCCAGCAGGGCGTCGAAGTAGGCGGTGGCGACCTGCGCTTCCAGTTCGAGGCGCGCCTGTTGCGCCAGATGTTCGTTCATGCGCCGGTACTGCTGCGCCGCCTGCCAGGCCGAAAGGACTCCGCCTCCTTCGAACACCGTCTGGTCGAAGGTGAGCCCGCCGACCACCGTGTATTTGGTGCCGATGGTGAATTCCTGTCCGGCAAAGAAGATCTTGGGCAGTTCGAGCGTGCGGTTGTAGTTGGCGTGCAGGTCGATGGTGGGGAAGAGGCCGGCGCGGGCGCTGACGATCTGCCCCTCGGCCCGATCCAGTTGCGCCAGCACGGTCTGATACTGCTCGTTGTGGCGCACCGCCGAGTCGAGGGCCGCCGCCAGCGGCAATTCATACGGCTGCGCATGCCCGCCGGCGCTCCATAGCGTGACGAGCGCAAAGAACAAAGCGGCGGAGACCCGCCGACCGGATGCGCGGGGGCAGTGCGACTCGAACATCGGACTATAGTACTCCACATCCGGTCCGGTTGGGTGTCGAATTCCCACCGGCGCGCGGTGTTTTTGACAGTCAAGAATGCGCGCCGCGAATCGTGACAAATCCCCCGTCGCGGTCATACATTGGGGCATGGCCGGCGCCATCGACATCCACATCCACGTCTCGCCCTTCGCGCAGATGCATCCGCCGATTCTGGCGACGATGAAGCAGGGGAGAGATTTCACGATGATCGAACGGGTCACCCGTGATCCCGGCGCGCTTCTGGCCCTGATGGACGAGGCGGGGGTCGAGCGGTGCGGGATCATCAACTATGTCGCGCCGGTGTTGATGGGATTTACCGACGAGGTCAACCGCTTTGCCGCGGCGTATGTGCAGGGCCATCGCGACCGGCTCTTTGCCCATGGCTCACTCGATCCGCACACAACGCGCGATCCCCGCGGCGAACTGGCGCGGCTGTTGGATGAGGGGATCACCGCGATTAAGATTCATCCGCCGCATCAGGCGGTTTACCCGAACGATTATCTGCGCGGCAACCGCATTCTGGCCGACCTGTACGGCTTCTGCGCCGAACGGGGCGTGCCGGTTGTCTTTCACACCGGCACCACGATCTTCCAGGGAGCGCGCATCAAATATGGCGACCCGATTCATCTCGATGATGTCGCCTGCGATTTTCCCGAACTGACGATCGTCCTGGCCCACGCCGGACGCCCCCTCTGGATGGAGACCGCGCGTTTCCTGGTCAAACGCCATCCGAATGTGTACATGGACCTCTCCGGCATCCCGCCGGTGCGGATTCCGCAATGGTTTCCCGATCTCGACAGGCTGGCCGCCAAGACTCTCTGGGGCAGCGACTGGCCCGGCCCCGGCGTGCCCGATTTGGGTGTCAATCTGCGTGCCTTCCGATCTCAGAATTGGGCGGAAACCAGCGTTGAAGCGATCTGCCGAAGCAATGCGCTGAAGGTTTTTCGACTGACGTAACACATTCGCCAACAATGGTAAATTTCGTATAGGACAAATTGGTCCTATTCTTTTTCGCTTGGCTGCAACCAATTCTCCGGCACGTCCGTATAATTCATACGTATGAGTGAATCGCGCGACACGCGTTCCGCCCTGATCGCCTCCGCACGCAAGGTCTTCGCGCGGCGCGGCTACCGCGGCGCCTCGATTAAAGCCATCACCGATGCCGCCCACGCCAACCTCGGCGCGGTCACCTACCACTTCGGCACTAAAGAACGGCTCTATCATGAAGTCATCCGCCGGCTGGTCGGTCCGCTGCATCAAGCTGTGCGCTCCGCCACCGAAGCCGACGGCACCGCGCTTGCGCGAATCGAGGCCGGCCTTCGCGCCTACTTCCGGTACATGCACACGCACCACGAACTGCCGGCGATGATGCTGCATGAGATGTCGCTGACCGGGCCGCTCCCCGCGCCGATTCAGGACTCGATCGGCGCGATGATGAAGCACATGTCCGGGCTGGTCGCGCGCGGTCAGGCCGAAGGGGAAATTGTCGATGGCGACCCGGTGCTGCTGACCGTCAGCGCCATTTCGCAGCCGCTGTTCTTTGTCATCATGCGCCGGGGCCTGAAGGAAATCGCCGGGGTCAACATGCACGACCGCGCGACCCAGGAACGGGCGCTTGCGCACCTCTTGGCCTTTGTGCGGCGCGGACTGTCGCGCCCGGGGAGTTCGACCCAATGACAAACAGACGAATGCGCATTACGACGCTCTTGTCGACGCTCGTTGTTCTGCCGGCCGTCGGCGCCACGGTGACCGCCGCACCCCTGCGGCTCTCCGAGGCGGTCCGTCTGGCGCTGGCGCAGCATCCCAGCGTGCAACAGGCCGAGGCGCAAGCGGCGCAGGCGGAGGCGCGGCTGCGCCAGGCACGCGCCGCCTGGTTCCCCACATTGCGTCTGGCCGGCTCACTCTATCAATATGAAGAACCCATGGCGGCCTGGCCGATTCATGGCTTTGACCTGACGCGCATCCCGCCCTTCGATGAGACGCTGATGCAGGGTGGATTGCAGATTGATTACATGCTCTTCGATGGCGGCGCGCGCGAAGCGCGGGTGCGTCAGGCAGGACGCCTGCGCGACGCCGGCCAGGCCGCCCACACCAACGCCGAGCAGCGTCTCATCGCCCGCGTCGTGGCCGCCTACCTGTCGGTGCGCGCCGATGAGGAACTGGTCGCCGCGCACGAGCGGCGACGCGCCGCGGTCGATGCCGAGCGTGACCGTGTCGCGCAACTCCGCGCGGTCGGACGCGCCGCCAATGTCGATGTGGCGCGCGCCGAGGCGGCGCTGGCCGGCGCCGACGCCGATTGGGCGCAGGCGCAGGCGGCGCTCGATGTCGCCCGCCGCGATCTGGCCCGCCTGATCGGCGCGTCCCCCGACACCTTGATGGTGTTGCCGGTTGCCGAACCCGCGGCGACGGAGTCAATGGATTCCGTCGACGTGCTCTCTGCTCGTGTTCTCGCGCAGAGCGCCGACGTCGAAAGCGCGCGTTTGCGGCTGGTGGCGGCAGAAGCCGGACGATCAGCCGCGCGCGGGGCGCGCTGGCCATCGCTGAACTTGCGCGGCGCCTGGACCGATCTGCGTGACGCCAGCGGGCATCGCACCGACGAATGGAACGCCGCCCTGCTGGTCGGGTTGCCGTTGTTTACCGGCGGCGCGGTCGGCGGGGCCATCGCCGAGGCCGACGCCGGACGCAACGCCGCCGCCGAGGATTGGCGGCTGGCGCAGGAACGCGCCGCCGCGCAGTTGGACCAGGCCCTGGCGCTGCGGCAGGAGTCACGCGCGCGGATCGCCAGTCTTGAACGCGCCGTGGCCAGTCTGGAGGAAGTCGTCCGCATCGAGCAGTTGCGTCTGTCCACCGGTTCCGACACGCAGGCCGAGTATCTGCGCGCCGAAGCCGATTTGCTTGCCGCCCGCGCCGGATTGATCAATGCGCGCCATGCCGCCGTGCAGGCCGATGTCGAATTGGCGCGGCTGCTCGGCGAACTCGATATCGCCTGGGTCGAACACAATCTGGAGTCCAACCGATGAAGCCACGCAAACCTGTCATCATCGTCGCCGTGTCGGCGGCGGCCGTCGCCCTCGTCTGGTTTCTATTCCTCGCCGGCAAGGGCTCGGATCACACGCTCACCATCTCTGGAACCATCGAGGCCACCGAGGCGCGCCTGGGTTTCCAATCGGCCGGACGCATCGACAGCATCTATGTGCGCGAGGGGGACTCGGTGTCCTCCGGCGCAACCCTGGCGGTGCTGGATCGCGCCGAAGCGATGGCGCGGCGTGATCAGGCCGCCGCCCAAGTGGCCGCGGCACGGGCATTGCTCACCGAGTTGGAGAGCGGATTCCGTTCCGAGGAAGTGGCGCAGGCGCGCGCCGCCGCCGCGGCCGCCGAGCAGCAGTTCCGCGATGCCGAGCGCGATTTGGCCCGGACGCGGAC contains:
- a CDS encoding TolC family protein; amino-acid sequence: MTNRRMRITTLLSTLVVLPAVGATVTAAPLRLSEAVRLALAQHPSVQQAEAQAAQAEARLRQARAAWFPTLRLAGSLYQYEEPMAAWPIHGFDLTRIPPFDETLMQGGLQIDYMLFDGGAREARVRQAGRLRDAGQAAHTNAEQRLIARVVAAYLSVRADEELVAAHERRRAAVDAERDRVAQLRAVGRAANVDVARAEAALAGADADWAQAQAALDVARRDLARLIGASPDTLMVLPVAEPAATESMDSVDVLSARVLAQSADVESARLRLVAAEAGRSAARGARWPSLNLRGAWTDLRDASGHRTDEWNAALLVGLPLFTGGAVGGAIAEADAGRNAAAEDWRLAQERAAAQLDQALALRQESRARIASLERAVASLEEVVRIEQLRLSTGSDTQAEYLRAEADLLAARAGLINARHAAVQADVELARLLGELDIAWVEHNLESNR
- a CDS encoding amidohydrolase family protein; translation: MAGAIDIHIHVSPFAQMHPPILATMKQGRDFTMIERVTRDPGALLALMDEAGVERCGIINYVAPVLMGFTDEVNRFAAAYVQGHRDRLFAHGSLDPHTTRDPRGELARLLDEGITAIKIHPPHQAVYPNDYLRGNRILADLYGFCAERGVPVVFHTGTTIFQGARIKYGDPIHLDDVACDFPELTIVLAHAGRPLWMETARFLVKRHPNVYMDLSGIPPVRIPQWFPDLDRLAAKTLWGSDWPGPGVPDLGVNLRAFRSQNWAETSVEAICRSNALKVFRLT
- a CDS encoding TolC family protein, which encodes MFESHCPRASGRRVSAALFFALVTLWSAGGHAQPYELPLAAALDSAVRHNEQYQTVLAQLDRAEGQIVSARAGLFPTIDLHANYNRTLELPKIFFAGQEFTIGTKYTVVGGLTFDQTVFEGGGVLSAWQAAQQYRRMNEHLAQQARLELEAQVATAYFDALLAAQLVDVSRQTLALTEEHAAVVARKFADGMVSEYDNLSARVRVANARPPVLQAENDLRLALLRLANLVGLPPDLEMVIHDAEPDSASWEYDGTDLVTIARRQRSDLAAMMHRISAIDKAVGVLKAERWPSLHLKGTFDYQALTDDSWPARDDYFRSWQVGLSASYNLFDGFRRRGNIQVLRVDQREAELRQSELDRAVALQIADARSRFEEAGARLQAQGESVAEAERGLQIANLRYESGVGTQLEVLDAQVALATARVFAARARHDRRVARVAWRLAMGEPVFARAGE
- a CDS encoding TetR/AcrR family transcriptional regulator; its protein translation is MSESRDTRSALIASARKVFARRGYRGASIKAITDAAHANLGAVTYHFGTKERLYHEVIRRLVGPLHQAVRSATEADGTALARIEAGLRAYFRYMHTHHELPAMMLHEMSLTGPLPAPIQDSIGAMMKHMSGLVARGQAEGEIVDGDPVLLTVSAISQPLFFVIMRRGLKEIAGVNMHDRATQERALAHLLAFVRRGLSRPGSSTQ